The Pogoniulus pusillus isolate bPogPus1 chromosome 21, bPogPus1.pri, whole genome shotgun sequence genomic interval TTTCTCAGAACTGATTGTGTGACTCCCTCTTCCCTTGCCCATCCTCTCGTTGCAGAATCCAGAAGAACTGTTGGAAAATCGTGTTCACGGGGAGATGATTCCTCATGAAGTCACTGGATCCTTTGCAGAAATCAAATGTGACTTTCCATTTATCAGACTGAAATCAGAGCCAGCCAGCCAGTGAAGCAAGCACAGTGGAGAGGGGACGGCAAAAGATGAAATCCAACCAAGAGCGGAGCAATGAATGCTTGCCACCTAAGAAGCGAGAAATCCCTGCCACTAGCCTGCCTTCAGAGGTGAAGCCAGTCCTGCCAAACGAAAACCACCGAGCAGATAACCTAGCATGGCTCCCCAACACACCTGGCAGCCAGGGTGGCCTGGGGGGCCGGCACCGGCCAGGGGGCATGTCATCGGTGGAGGTGGGCTTGCAGCAGGGTTTGCACAAGTCGCTATCTGCAGGGCTGGACTATTCCCCGCCAAGCGCACcaaggtctgttccagcctccACCACTCTTCCCACAGTGTACTCACCTGCCCTCTCCCAGTCAGGGGCTCCCATTTCCCCTGTGCAGTACACACACCTGCCACATACCTTCCAGTTCGTTGGGCCCCAGTACAGTGGATCATACACCGGATTCATCCCCTCACAGCTGATTTCCCCAACAGCCAATTCTGCGACTGGCActgtggcagcagccacagctgttgCGACCACTCCATCCCAGCGCTCCCAGCTGGAGGCGTATTCCACTTTGCTGGCCAGCATGAGCGGCTtaagccagcagggacacaaaGTTGAGCCACACTTGGTCAGGACGCCTGGACTGATTGCCGCCGGGTCTCCTCCACCTACCCAACAGAACCAGTACGTCCATATTTCCAGCTCTTCTCAGAGTACTGTCAGAAACGTCTCTCCTCCAACCATCCCAGTCCCCCTGCACCCCCATCAGACAGTGATCCCACACACTCTCACCCTCGGTCCTTCCTCCCAAGTGGTGGTGCAGTACACTGACTCGGGAGGCCACTTCATCACCAGGGATGCCCCCAAGAAGCCTGAGAGCAGCCGGCTGCAAGCGATGCAGGCCAAGGAGGTACTGAACGGTGAGATAGAGAAGAGCCGGAGGTATGGCATTTCGCCCTCTGCTGACATAGGTCTAGTAAAAGCAGGCAATAAACCAGCTCCCCACCATTACGAGACCAGGCACCTGGTGGTCCACTCAAGCCCTATTGAGTACAGTGCGCGGGATTCCTCAGGTGTACGAGCCTCTGTCATGGTGGTCCCCAACAGCAACACACCCACGGCAGACATGGAAGTGCAGCAGGCCACTAACCGTGACACCTCTCCTACAGTGCTCAATGACAAGGGAAGCTTGCACTTGGGTAAGCCAGCACACCGGTCCTACGCCTTGTCTccacagcaggctctgggcCACGAGGCGGTGAAGGCAGTGGCCACGCTGTCCCCTCACACTGTCATTCAGACCACCCACAGCGGCTCTGAGCAACTCCCCGTTGGGCTGCCAGCAACAGCCTTCTATGCCGGGACCCAGCCACCGGTGATTGGTTACCTGAGCAGTCAGCAGCAAGCCATTGGGTACCCTGGCAGCCTGCCACAACACCTGGTGATCCCTGGCACCCAGTCCCTGCTGATACCAGTTGGCAGTGCAGATGTTGAGCCGTCGGCAGTCACACCTGCAATTGTCACTTCGTCTCCTCAGTTTGCAGCAGTGCCTCACACGTTCATCACCACCACCGTCCCTAAGAGTGAGAACTTCAGTGCAGAGCCCCTCACTACTCAGCCTGCCTACCAGGCCACCATGGTGCAGGCACAGATCCACCTGCCTGTGGTGCAGTCCATCGCTTCCCCTGCTGCCGCTCCTCCCACGTTGCCCCCTTACTTCATGAAGGGGTCAATCATTCAGCTGGCCAATGGGGAGTTGAAAAAAGTAGAGGACTTGAAAACAGAAGACTTCATACAGAGTGCAGAAATCAGCAACGACCTGAAAATAGACTCCAGCACTGTGGAGAGGATTGAAGTCAGCCATAGCCCAGGCATTGCTGTCATACAGTTTGCAGTTGGAGAGCATCGAGCACAGGTAATGGCAGTGCATGGTGGGttgagggggttgggctgggctgCATGCTATGGCCCCACAGGTGCtacttccctcagcacttcTCAGTCACTTTGGATCCATACAGGGTCAGTTCATCATTCACATCCTTCTATGAGACAAAGTCAGGTCCACTTActgtgctgggggcagccaTGAGGGTCACGCTGACGATAAGAGTAGTGTCTTGAAGGCAAACTAGAAAACCCTAAGGAGGAAGTACACAGTCTTCATGGGTTTGGATTAAAATGTAAAATGGTGCAAGCAGTACAAGGGGATATAGTTTGCGTTTTGATAGGTGATTTTTGCCTTCCACGCCAGAAAGCTCAGATGGGATTCAGTTCAAATCCTACCTTAAGAGATAGGTACAGCACAAGGCAGTGAATTTCCACGGCTTGAAAACTTGGAGCTGCCAGGTGCACGTAAGGTACTGAGACACATGACAGAGTTTTACCAAGTTCTTGGTTGCAGGTGGTTTAAACACTACACAGCTTGTATAAGCTGTGTGTTAAAGGGAAGTTTGGAGAGAAAAGCCATCTAGGtggctgggcaggctgtgcttcTGACCTTTGTTTCTCTTTGGTTTGCAGTGTAGGAAGAAAACTTGTAACTTTCCAAAGTTATTTTTAGTCTGAGAATGAGTCTGTATTGATCACGAAGTCTTATCTTTATTATTTAGTAAGGagagctttaaactagagttGCTACCGCTCTGAGGTCAATGCCAGTAACTGATGCCGTGGCTCTGGAGAAGGATCACAGACCAGCAGCAGATGACTTGAAGTGCATGAGAATGAAATTTGAGCCAGTAAGTCAATTTTAACAGGGACACAACTTAAATGCCTCTGTACTAATGTATGTAGCATGGGAAACAAACAGGAGGAGTCTGAGACGTGCACATCTACAGGGCTCTGACATCTGCGTCACTGAGGTGTGGTGGGCCGCGTCCTATGACTGGGGCATGTGAATGGATGAATACAAGCTCTTCAGGAAAGGCAGGcaggggaaaagaggaggtgTCACCTTCTGTGTCAATGGCCAGATGAAATCCACTGTACTTCATCAGGGGAACGATGAGAAACTGCCTTAAGAGCTTACAGGTCAGGATTAGAGGTCTTCCacagggaccttcagagattgGCTATGCCAACtccatgaagttcaacaaggccaagtgcaaggtcctgcacctggttgGGATAATCCTAAGTACAAATATAGGCTGAGTGATGAATGGATTGAGATcatccctgcagagaaggccttTGGGGTGCTAACTGATGAGATGCTCAACATAGGCCCGCAACGTGTGCTGGCAGACCAAaaagccaactgtgtcctgggctgcattaaaagaTGTGTGGCTAGCAAgtcaagggaagtgattttccccctctactccactcttgttgagaccccacttggagtactgcatccagctctgaaaccaacacaagaaagatgtggatctgttggaaagggtctggaggaggaccacaaagatgattagaggtctgttgcacctctcctacaaggacaggctgagggagtttggtctactaagtctggagaagagaaggctctggggagacctacaGGGTAGCTGAGCAGGgcatgtggtgataggacaaggggcagcagttTTACACTAGAGCAAAGAAGATGTACATTTTAGATTACAGGTACTAATTTTAAGTTATCTTGTTGGTTTGAGTGCTGCGacctgcagcatctgcagcccTCGGCACTGGAGAACCAGAGAAGAGGGAGGAGCAGGACATGGACTAATGTAGTGAAGCACCTCAGACTGACAGTTTGTAGAAGACCAACATCAgcgctgctgaggagcagattACACAAAAACGTTTATTACAATCGCAGCAGTCTGTaggcagcccctcctgggttACACATAGGTGATAAATGGCTACTTATGACCTCCTTTCTCATGTCAAATGTGCAGATCCAGTGTGTGGCTTTGCTCGTGTCTGTGCGTGCATCCTCACAGCTGATAGAAGGTGGGCCTCTGGTGACTTTGGTATTAAGGAAGgcattttttccctccccttcagCTGTATTTTGGCGTATTTCAGGTCTTGTAATTAGAGGATTGGATCAGGTGCAGTTAGTATAATTTGCCCTGGTGCCTTGAATAACAGTATTTCAAAAGCAGCAATCTCCCATCTGCAATTTTTAtcttgctctcctttctctccctgcagccaggccaCTGGTTTGTGCACCAGCAGAAGAGGTACAAACCAGCAGGTAGCATTTGTGTCGCATCTTATTCGCAGATCTGTCAGTTCAGGCGATGTGTTGTAGTGCCGGGTTTGCATGGGGTGGAGTGCCATCCTCTGGTGGAAAGAAAGCCGAGTCTGAGGCTATAAAAATCCAGGGCCACGCTGGATCTCACCCAGCAAAGTGTCGCCTTACGGAGAAGCCTATCAGGAGCAGGCTGACATCATTGCAGCCAAAATACTCCCCAGCTGTGTTTCCCACCGGGGATGCTTCCAGAATGGAGGACGAGTCACGTAGAGATATGATTAGAAACAAGGGTTTAATTTAGGTTTCCTGCAGATTCCAGAACTTGGGCCTCTTCCCGGATCAGCTGTGTCCCTGCTtagcaggggcagctctgccggTTTTCCCTTGCCTcatctgagagagagagagagagagagagagaggtttaTATGCGTTTGAGTCTCTGTGACCTCAACCTCAGCCCGATGTGGCTGTAGAAAAGCATTTGGTTTTGTTAGCAGGCATGCGGCAGTCATGACTCGTTAGGAAATGGTCTGTGTGAAGAGGGCTTAGATTTCTCCTTGAGACAGGAGTGTttagctgtgctgctttgagcagaggcgctgtggtgctgctgctctcaaatATATTCTGCACTTTGGCGTACAGTGGGGACATATCTGCATGTTTCGTGTAGCTTCGCAGCGTATTTTGTTACAGTTAAGTTACGTGCACGCTTGTAGAAGCAGGGAGCTTTTCAAGCGCTATTATCAAGGGAGagtgagttgtagagagtaagtGCCATACAAAAATAGCATTGTTATCATTAGCTTTGGCTCACTTGCATGTTCCTCCCAGGGATTTCTGGTAGGTCGTTGTAATATCGATGAATTTGCGTTTTCAGCCTCTGCTAATGTGAGCTCATTTTCTCACCAGCTGAGGGACAGAGGTAGAGGACTACTTTTAGCCAGGCATTTGCACAACTATAATGTAAACAGAGAGGTACCATGCAGCTGCTGTTTTATCTTTACCACTGCAAGCCCATGgctgcccttccccagcacagcactgagggaggAACAGATCATTCTCCCTTATTTCCCTGTCTTCCAATCACCTGGCAAAATTCAACCGTTTTCCTGGTATGGGAACCTAAGGGGAAACTAACCCACCTGAAGATACATGCTCTTCAGTGAAATAACTGAAACTGCCCACCTTACATGTGGAATTTGGCTGAGGAATAAAATTATAAAGGGTTATAGAAAACTGCAGATACTCAGGGGCCTGCACTGAAGAGATTTGGGTGTTTTCACCAACCACTCTTAAAAAACGTAAATAGAAATGTAGCTTGCCATAGAGCCTCTGTGTGCTTGGAGAGGGACCAGCATTTTGGTTTCTTGCTTTGTCTTTGGAGATTAAGTCCCACGTTTCTTTTTCTCCTACAGTAAACGTGGCAGGCTACTGAGGAAGggtgcttttaaaaataatttcttagTGGTTTAATGCAGCGGTCAGGAAAAGTCATCAACAGGTGTTTCTTTACTGAGCTTTCACACTTAAGGGTTctttgacttagaatcatagaattgtccgggctgaaagggacctcaaggatcatctagttgctaccccacctcacactagatcaagttgctcagagccccatgcagcctggccttcaaaacttccagggatggcgttccaccacctctgtgggcaacctgttccaggttctcaccaccctcatggtgaagaacttcttcctaacatccagtctgaatctacctactgctagttttgcttcatttcccctagtcctatctaaccccaccagctttcctgtaggcccctttacgatactggaaggccataataaggtctccttgaagccttctcttctccagactgaatacccccaactctctcagcctacctccataggaaaggtgctcctgccctctgatcatcctcgtggcccttctctagacatgttccagcacatctgtgtctttcctgtaatagaggctccagaactggacacagtactccaggtagagtctccccagagtggagtagagggggaaaatcacctctctcgacctgctggccatgcttctcttgatgtagCCTGGGATAcatttggctttctgggctgcaagtgcacactggcgacccatgttgagcttctcatccaccagcacccccaagtccttttctccagggctgctttcaaaccagtcactgcccagcctgtattggtggctgggattggcccaacccagatgcaggaccttgcacttggtcttgttgaacttcaagaGGTTGGCTTGGTCCcacctctccaggtccctctgaatggcatGCCTTCCCTTCTTCCAGAGAATGGTTACGCTGAATCCCAAGTTAGCTGAATCCAGCAGTGAATCTAGCTGAAACAGGGCTTGGTAATCTGTGATGAAACCCATTTCAAATCCGTAGTTGTATATGCATGCTCTGATAGGATCATGGAAATTCATGCATTTCACCATCTTTATTATGTTACTCAtggccaccagcaccagcatgggATTTATTTCAGTGACAGACAAGTGAGGCAGGTGTTTTGGATgccacactggaaaaaaaaagaggtgtaATATGTGGTGGAAGCATTTTCACATTAAGAGGAACTTGTGTGTTGGTGAGGATGATACACACAAGGTGTATATGATTCTCAGAGATGCAAATAGCTTTTGACACggatggaaagaagaaaaaggcaggaaaaaaaagaagcaaggggagaagagagagggaaggaaggagagggaaggaatgaATTTGGAAGGGAGAAATTTGGAAGGGAGGAATTCTGAAGGGGTGGGGTGAGACAGCAATATAAAGGAGAGAGCAGTGGGGTTATCTTGTCCCTCTGAACTGCTCCTTTAAAAATTCCTTGCACCATGACTGAATAAGTTGGGCAGGTAGAGTGGCAGAATAAAATCGCAgagtgtttgggttggaagggacttttagagatcatctagtccactgCCCCACATATATAACATATATTTACAGACTTTATAAGGTGCTTTTTCCCATCAGATTCAACTGCCTCATAGCCTGCAGTTGACTGCTGCTATATGGCATGGGCTTAACCAGTCAGAAGCACGGTCAGCATCTGATGGGAATCTTTGGTTTTCTCTTCTGGAGACTCTGTATCTGAGCTGTGGGATATCACTGATCAAGACTTCCTGCCCCAAAGGGATGTGGAGCTGCTAGGGCACAAGAGGAGCTACCTTGGGCCTTGCTTGCAAGGAAGGTGCCTCTAAAGGGTAAGGGAAACAGCAGGGCTGCTAAGTGCTGTGctgtcattgagtccaatcgcTTTTGTGAGGCACACTGTGCAACTTCATCCCAAGGCTCACAGTATCATGAACAGAGGTGTTTGAACACTGGAGTGCAATGTGCTTCTATTCCTTAATGCTGAAATTGTAACAATACAAAGCCGTGCTCTGCGTGACAGTGTTGCTCCCAAGGGCGAGCGGTGGTTTCACAAGCCTGCTGTGCTGATCCTTTTAAGCGAGTCAGTGTTCCTGGAAAAGGAgggctccccaggcagctggTATGCTCCGTGCCTGCTGAATGGCTCAGAAGTGAGA includes:
- the ATXN1 gene encoding ataxin-1, coding for MKSNQERSNECLPPKKREIPATSLPSEVKPVLPNENHRADNLAWLPNTPGSQGGLGGRHRPGGMSSVEVGLQQGLHKSLSAGLDYSPPSAPRSVPASTTLPTVYSPALSQSGAPISPVQYTHLPHTFQFVGPQYSGSYTGFIPSQLISPTANSATGTVAAATAVATTPSQRSQLEAYSTLLASMSGLSQQGHKVEPHLVRTPGLIAAGSPPPTQQNQYVHISSSSQSTVRNVSPPTIPVPLHPHQTVIPHTLTLGPSSQVVVQYTDSGGHFITRDAPKKPESSRLQAMQAKEVLNGEIEKSRRYGISPSADIGLVKAGNKPAPHHYETRHLVVHSSPIEYSARDSSGVRASVMVVPNSNTPTADMEVQQATNRDTSPTVLNDKGSLHLGKPAHRSYALSPQQALGHEAVKAVATLSPHTVIQTTHSGSEQLPVGLPATAFYAGTQPPVIGYLSSQQQAIGYPGSLPQHLVIPGTQSLLIPVGSADVEPSAVTPAIVTSSPQFAAVPHTFITTTVPKSENFSAEPLTTQPAYQATMVQAQIHLPVVQSIASPAAAPPTLPPYFMKGSIIQLANGELKKVEDLKTEDFIQSAEISNDLKIDSSTVERIEVSHSPGIAVIQFAVGEHRAQVSVEVLVEYPFFVFGQGWSSCCPERTSQLFDLPCSKLSVGDVCISLTLKNLKNGSIKKGQPMDSASILLKHSKNDSLAGSRHRYAEQENGINQGSTQMLAENGELKFPDKIGLPAAPLLTKIEPSKPQATRKRRWSAPESRKLEKSEEEPPLTLPKPSFIPQEVKICIEGRSNVGK